The genomic window GGACCCGAAGGTGCCGCTGGTCGTGCCGGAAGTGAATCCCGATGATGTTGGATGGCACGAGGGCATCATTGCCAACCCGAATTGTTCGACCATCCAGATGGTGGTGGTGTTGAAACCGCTCCATGACGCGGCGACGATTACGCGGGTGGTGGTCTCGACCTACCAGGCCGTGTCGGGGGCGGGGAAAGCGGCTGTTGACGAGTTGTACGCTCAGACCCGGGCAGTCCTGGCGGGCGAGGAACCGGTGTGCCACGTTTTCCCGCACCCCATCGCGTTCAACTGCATCCCACAGATTCCTCAGAGCAAGGCGTTCGGGGACAACGGCTACACGACCGAAGAGATGAAGATGGTCAACGAGACCAAGAAGATCCTGGGGGATGACAGCATCCGGGTGACCGCGACAACGGTGCGCGTGCCGGTTGATACGGGGCACAGCGAATCCGTCAACGTGGAGACGGTCTCGAAACTCACGGTCTCGCAGGCGCGCGAGCTGTTGTCAAGGGCGCCGGGTGTGGTTGTGCAGGACGACCCCGCGAAGCAGCTCTATCCTCTGGCCATCCATGCGGCGGGCAAGGGCGAGACGTTCGTCGGCCGGATCCGCGAAGACATCTCCCATCCCAGCGCGCTGGACATGTGGATCGTCTCGGATAACCTCCTCAAGGGAGCGGCATACAACGCGGTCCAGATAGCCGAGCTGCTCTAAGCGACGCAGCGCCGCCGTAAGAGGCGTATGGCAATCCGCCCCTGCGGCGGAGAACGGTGGTCTTCCGGGCTTGGGGCCGGGGAGTTCCCCGCGATGATGCGTATGAGTATTCCGCGGGCAAACCTGGATGGTCAAGGGGATGCTTTTCTTTGCGCCTCGCGTTCGATGGCTTCGCGCAAGTTCTGCATGGACTCTTCGAACTTGGGCGCGAGCTGCGGCGCGCGTGCGATGGCCGCTTCGTACTGTTTCAGCGCTTCCGCGTAGCGGCCCTTGATTTCGTAGCCGGAGGCCATGTTGTAGTAGTCGGCCCATCGCATCAGGAGATGGTCGTCTCGGCTCATCAGTGCGAAACCCAGCGCGGCCCATGCGGCGAGTATCACGACGGGCACGACGGCGAATGCCAGGGCTTCCCGTCGGTCGCCGTTGCGCAGGGCGCGCACCATGCCCCATGCGCCGCGGAACGCCGCCGCCAGGGCCGCGGCCGCAAACACGAGCAGCACGGCCAAGGCCGGAAGCCGGAGCCGCGACAGCACGAACACGAGAATGATGCTCGCCGAGTACACCGCGAGAAACAACACCAGCAGCACCGCGCCGTCGCGCCAGCGGCGGTGGGCTTTGGCGAGAAACGTCAGTACGATGCCCACAAGGCCCAGCGGGGCGACCACTCCGAAGGCCAAGGGTATCCGGAGGAAGGGCGAGAACTGCCGTTTCAGATAGAAGTTCTCGACGTGCGGCACCTCGCCGCTTTGCCAGAAGAGCCTGGTCTTGGTCCACAACAAGCGCGGAACCGACGAAGGGTGTTCGCGGATGGACGCCACCAGGTACGGAGTCCAGTTGACGTCGGCCTCGTTGGCCTTTTCGTCGAGGACCACCTTCCACATGGAATGCGGCCGCTCGTAGGTGCCGCTGGCATCGTACGCGTTGCCGATATAGAGGTTCCACGAGCCGTTCTTCGAGACCAGGACGAACTCGCCGCCGCCGAAATAGTTGGCCGCGGTAGCGGGCGCGATCGCGAGAACCGCGCCCAGGAGCGCCATGCACGCCGCCGCAGCGCCGCTGCGCCATGCCGGCGAGGCGGTCATGAGCCAGAATGCCGCGACCGGGACAAACAGCAGCGCATTGGGACGCGCGACCACGCATAGCCCCAATACAAATCCCGCAGCCAGGAACCGCCACCAGCACCGCGGGCGTTTCGGGGCGGTTGACCCGTTCCCGGCCGCCTGGCGGTCGTGCGCCCACAACAGAAGGCGCAACGCGGCGAGATTGACAAACACGACCAGCGTTTCCGCGAGAATCTCGCCCTCGAACAGCAGGAACAGCGGGCAGAACACGGCCAACAACGCCGCGAGCCATGCCTCGAGGTATCCGAAGACGCGCCGCGCCAACGAGAACACCAGCACGCACGAGCAGGCCCCGAGAACGTGCTGGACCAGGCAGGCTGTTTCGTATGTGCA from Candidatus Hydrogenedentota bacterium includes these protein-coding regions:
- a CDS encoding aspartate-semialdehyde dehydrogenase, with product MSQKVVAVAGATGMVGRQMLLVLEERDFPVKSLKPLASERSKGKTVTFKGEEIPVQVLTEDSFKGVDIALFSAGGGTSKHFAPFAAKDGCVVIDNSSAWRMDPKVPLVVPEVNPDDVGWHEGIIANPNCSTIQMVVVLKPLHDAATITRVVVSTYQAVSGAGKAAVDELYAQTRAVLAGEEPVCHVFPHPIAFNCIPQIPQSKAFGDNGYTTEEMKMVNETKKILGDDSIRVTATTVRVPVDTGHSESVNVETVSKLTVSQARELLSRAPGVVVQDDPAKQLYPLAIHAAGKGETFVGRIREDISHPSALDMWIVSDNLLKGAAYNAVQIAELL
- a CDS encoding glycosyltransferase family 39 protein; the protein is MRKGVSIIVSRRAAPYWAVFALALGVRLVHFWIMRANDPLFDVLLRGGDNYVYHRWALEIAQTFWLGWDRLPFTQGPLYPYFLGMAFLRFGCTYETACLVQHVLGACSCVLVFSLARRVFGYLEAWLAALLAVFCPLFLLFEGEILAETLVVFVNLAALRLLLWAHDRQAAGNGSTAPKRPRCWWRFLAAGFVLGLCVVARPNALLFVPVAAFWLMTASPAWRSGAAAACMALLGAVLAIAPATAANYFGGGEFVLVSKNGSWNLYIGNAYDASGTYERPHSMWKVVLDEKANEADVNWTPYLVASIREHPSSVPRLLWTKTRLFWQSGEVPHVENFYLKRQFSPFLRIPLAFGVVAPLGLVGIVLTFLAKAHRRWRDGAVLLVLFLAVYSASIILVFVLSRLRLPALAVLLVFAAAALAAAFRGAWGMVRALRNGDRREALAFAVVPVVILAAWAALGFALMSRDDHLLMRWADYYNMASGYEIKGRYAEALKQYEAAIARAPQLAPKFEESMQNLREAIEREAQRKASP